The following are encoded together in the Malaya genurostris strain Urasoe2022 chromosome 3, Malgen_1.1, whole genome shotgun sequence genome:
- the LOC131435463 gene encoding mediator of RNA polymerase II transcription subunit 1, whose product MSSVAAGNLGSLLPSAILANGGTLASTKGVSVATGESGVIQGKSTSCFSGDKHESWQMELLMERLRNKAKSSQYKSFQEMSKSVRMSLLEKRYALDVVEKSNLQKTLDSMQYCIKVTSRQGLVERLDCLTRQLGLKLSEDTSGLFISSDMFFLEIILDLNGTVQDVKVHHECKMRQQSCSELVSCLQRGDFVDFTTQLEGLASIYQLNAEKKIKVNAFVALQALETDLYNLYSLSKQHFTDIHTLLLKSPLGVVQKRRGGHPMKLTYFVAPYDLLDLESRKMKPLSIELILSEKIGYSVTVSLEASTANKLQIQPLLVQQGNSPVYSPIEKHNSTSLPAMFVLRFSKPMALNSTLLKQIKLITGDGSTVASEGAVDIGSPTCLISLIVQLETNGVVDDITKGLFVTMPDQYHCYYMTTNKNLQGTVISSIPFTEPQHVSKALILLRQQALFNQLLTSCIRNNGSSNSRMHDHEDLLVFEVAALSCQYLSVSLEHPFEESLATVEFDLRNTLTIQVRVFCNGYECDEQTSERISLVVQRTMSIPVTLRALFRIWEEEYEAKFKGKLSNGSVNAVCSGGGGGSGNGSNGMDEGNFSLSMGPDEGGGSGPSGTGGSGIQRLEGQHNGGLNSNGGGGSGMMHQESLDTSKGKLELTDQSKRPRGEEDFCRSPKSSLIKPGEKEIDEEEGDDDDYDESTNLSSCDSNNSLGGKSNITVYQKSSSSPITGVPDMESPVLATGSMNVGNNLFIKNEDYSNVDPDLTRSSNSSDLEDATDVGDQSRCRAAEEKPSFTSSSVSITPITANNTVLNNITVDKRMGVEIIPLANATANMSSSVTITPLPMVSSATMKSGTNERKYSTATSGGLIRKSSDSDRAKLEKKKKRKHEEQMAYQLQMGPPHKIPSKSVDGPASPSGNKKFSVSPISPKSSSTGGGVSGQIILSGGSPSQMSKSSPKHSPGNHSSPKHQGNFGTSSPKHVSGGGSGGGKPSMSALKSAASGNSPSSKTSSSLISSGKDDSVCPTSLLSGTGGSTVKSSGSGSVYKDRDRERSDKKAVYSTSSSSSSPKLKLPAVKLKQLDLSGCGASLSTGVQLELMNSNSSGGSSTGSGSIDFTDSSMYTSGATDLSKNASSASSASMLLLQQAMKHRKGSLSAVIDKLKSAQSGDENSLMLLPELVHHAGLVLKEASLKTSSSSTTTTTPTSVSNHSGSFSSGSSSASAATALAAHLSALQGKSSEYMVKPSSDGIKLTIQNKKGSSKSHGGFSSSGSKSSLKSRLKPGVSSGPISKKQQGPLSFSGNFPSSGSGKTSTSLSFSKSQFQKSSSSGSLSSSGGSALKSSINKSGSGNGSSSNKEKQRAGSKASSSMMATNAAMAVAAAQAAANLNVMKMLGFTSSIPNMEGFVKTLDKNFQIPKLSARSSSDLDKLKDSRPASSSSAPNTPISNVSQSPTGSQDFTLPFNKLPGDASPLHSAMLPNMVQKMLSAHDMLRRSPNLDHQTSSNSRDGFSSLYAKGSSGGRTTPTITIPPPFPSPVGLQGHAMDFSSSNDSVDAATSNNLMRPPSRPSSTMSNHSSSDKLIDATVGSNSMDGLTTTSAGSSSQAQALAAAAVAAQLINKFDNTQQLVAVLKNHHLAVAAAAAAASGSAGPGPVTSPASVSVHIVKSPAPSPLPLHGGIGGGSGGTVNDELMDDTLIGIGGK is encoded by the exons ATGTCATCGGTAGCAGCTGGCAATTTGGGTTCGTTACTACCATCCGCGATCCTAGCCAATGGAGGAACGCTAGCAAGCACTAAAGGGGTATCTGTTGCTACGGGTGAATCTGGTGTTATCCAGGGTAAATCTACGTCATGTTTCAGTGGTGATAAACATGAATCATGGCAGATGGAACTGCTGATGGAACGGTTGCGAAATAAAGCTAAGTCTTCACAGTACAAATCATTTCAGGAAATGTCTAAATCTGTTCGAATGTCATTGTTG GAAAAACGCTATGCCTTAGATGTTGTGGAAAAATCTAATTTGCAGAAAACATTAGATAGTATGCAGTATTGCATCAAAGTTACATCTCGACAAGGGTTAGTTGAACGCTTGGATTGTCTTACTAGACAGCTTGG CCTTAAATTGAGTGAAGATACTTCTGGACTGTTCATATCTTCCGATATGTTTTTCTtggaaattatactcgatttaaACGGCACGGTTCAAGATGTAAAAGTCCATCATGAATGTAAAATGCGACAGCAGAGCTGCAGTGAATTGGTGTCATGCTTACAGAGAGGTGATTTTGTGGACTTTACCACTCAACTGGAAGGTCTCGCTTCGATTTATCAGTtaaatgcagagaaaaaaattaaagtaaATGCCTTTGTGGCATTGCAGGCTTTAGAAACCGATTTGTATAATCTGTACTCACTGTCTAAGCAGCATTTTACTGATATACAcactttgttgttaaaatcgccTCTTGGGGTGGTACAAAAACGGCGAGGGGGTCATCCTATGAAGCTGACCTATTTTGTAGCGCCCTACGATTTGCTAGATTTAGAATCTCGCAAAATGAAACCATTAAGCATTGAGCTTATCTTGTCCGAAAAAATCGGCTACAGTGTGACTGTCAGTTTGGAAGCTTCAACTGCAAATAAGTTACAGATTCAACCACTATTGGTTCAGCAAGGAAACTCACCTGTGTACAGTCCAATTGAGAAGCATAATTCGACTTCACTACCGGCCATGTTTGTTCTCAGATTTAGTAAACCTATGGCGCTGAATTCAACGTTACTGAAGCAGATTAAACTAATCACTGGAGATGGTTCAACTGTGGCATCCGAAGGTGCAGTAGATATAGGAAGCCCCACCTGTTTGATTAGCTTAATCGTGCAACTTGAGACGAACGGCGTTGTGGATGATATTACCAAGGGTCTGTTCGTGACTATGCCCGACCAGTATCATTGTTATTACATGACGACCAATAAAAATCTTCAG GGTACAGTGATTAGCAGTATTCCGTTCACTGAACCTCAGCACGTGTCCAAGGCGCTGATACTTTTGCGTCAACAAGCTCTCTTCAACCAGCTACTGACTAGTTGCATTCGAAACAACGGTTCTAGTAACTCCCGTATGCACGACCACGAGGATTTACTGGTGTTTGAAGTGGCTGCATTATCATGTCAGTATCTGAGCGTGTCGTTGGAGCATCCCTTTGAAGAGTCACTGGCAACGGTTGAGTTCGATCTGAGGAATACTCTTACCATCCAGGTGCGCGTATTTTGCAATGGGTATGAGTGTGACGAACAAACGTCGGAGCGAATTTCACTCGTCGTACAACGTACAATGTCAATTCCGGTGACGTTGAGAGCACTGTTCCGCATTTGGGAAGAGGAGTACGAGGCCAAGTTCAAGGGAAAACTATCGAACGGTTCGGTGAATGCAGTTTGTAGTGGTGGTGGCGGCGGTTCAGGCAACGGTAGCAATGGTATGGATGAAGGAAATTTTAGTTTGTCCATGGGACCAGACGAGGGCGGAGGGAGTGGACCTAGTGGAACTGGCGGCAGCGGAATACAAAGGCTGGAAGGACAGCATAATGGTGGTTTAAATTCGAATGGAGGAGGTGGAAGTGGTATGATGCATCAGGAGTCCTTGGATACCAGCAAGGGGAAGTTGGAGTTGACAGATCAATCAAAAAGACCACGTGGAGAGGAGGATTTTTGTAGAAGCCCAAAGAGTAGTTTGATAAAGCCTGGAGAGAAAGAGATCGATGAGGAAGAAggcgatgatgatgattatgACGAGTCTACAAATTTAAGCAGTTGTGACTCGAATAACTCTTTGGGTGGGAAGTCTAACATTACAGTATATCAGAAGTCATCATCATCGCCGATAACAGGAGTCCCCGATATGGAATCACCGGTTTTGGCTACTGGAAGCATGAATGTAGGAAATAAtcttttcattaaaaatgaagATTATTCTAATGTGGATCCTGATTTGACACGTTCGTCGAACAGTTCGGATCTCGAAGATGCGACTGATGTAGGAGACCAGTCTAGATGTCGTGCGGCCGAGGAGAAACCATCTTTCACTTCATCGTCGGTGAGCATTACTCCCATCACTGCAAATAATACCGTCCTAAACAACATTACTGTAGACAAAAGAATGGGCGTAGAAATAATTCCATTGGCTAATGCAACTGCCAATATGTCGTCCTCAGTTACAATCACACCGCTTCCAATGGTATCTTCTGCAACGATGAAAAGTGGTACAAATGAGAGAAAGTACAGCACTGCGACTAGCGGTGGCCTAATTCGAAAAAGCAGCGACTCGGATCGGGCAAaacttgaaaagaaaaaaaaacgcaaacacGAGGAACAGATGGCCTATCAATTGCAAATGGGACCACCTCATAAAATTCCGTCGAAATCTGTTGATGGACCAGCGTCTCCATCCGGCAACAAGAAGTTCTCCGTGTCTCCAATTTCACCGAAAAGCAGTAGTACTGGCGGTGGCGTTTCAGGACAAATAATTTTATCTGGTGGGAGTCCTAGCCAGATGTCAAAATCCAGTCCAAAGCATTCTCCAGGAAATCACAGTAGTCCAAAGCATCAGGGAAACTTTGGAACATCCTCGCCAAAGCACGTTTCTGGCGGGGGCTCTGGTGGGGGTAAACCAAGTATGTCTGCACTGAAATCCGCTGCAAGTGGAAATTCACCTAGTTCAAAAACCTCATCTAGTTTGATAAGCAGTGGAAAAGACGATAGTGTATGTCCAACGTCTTTATTGTCAGGAACGGGGGGATCAACTGTCAAAAGTAGCGGAAGTGGTTCGGTTTACAAAGATCGCGATCGAGAACGAAGCGATAAAAAGGCCGTATATTCGACGTCTTCCAGTTCTTCGAGTCCGAAGTTGAAGTTACCCGCTGTTAAGTTAAAACAGCTGGATTTGTCGGGTTGTGGCGCTTCATTAAGCACGGGCGTGCAACTGGAACTGATGAATAGCAACAGTAGTGGGGGTAGTAGCACAGGAAGCGGTAGTATTGATTTTACCGATAGTAGCATGTATACGTCTGGTGCGACTGACCTGTCAAAAAATGCATCTTCTGCTTCATCCGCCAGTATGCTATTGCTCCAGCAAGCCATGAAGCATCGAAAAGGCTCTCTAAGCGCTGTGATCGATAAATTGAAATCAGCTCAAAGTGGTGATGAAAACTCGCTAATGCTGCTTCCGGAATTGGTTCACCATGCCGGTTTAGTCCTGAAAGAAGCATCCCTCAAAACTAGTTCTTCTTCGACGACAACTACAACCCCAACATCAGTTTCAA ACCACTCTGGCTCATTCTCATCGGGATCATCATCAGCGTCAGCGGCGACGGCATTGGCAGCACATTTGTCTGCATTGCAGGGAAAAAGTTCGGAATACATGGTGAAACCAAGCTCTGATGGTATCAAGCTTACCATTCAAAATAAGAAGGGTTCATCGAAAAGTCACGGTGGCTTCTCTTCATCCGGTTCGAAAAGTAGTTTAAAATCAAGGCTAAAACCGGGTGTATCTAGCGGACCAATCTCGAAAAAACAACAAGGTCCATTATCTTTCAGTGGGAACTTTCCGTCATCCGGTAGTGGGAAAACGTCCACTTCACTATCgttttcaaaatcacaatttcaaaaatcaagtTCATCAGGATCCTTATCTAGTTCAGGTGGTAGCGCATTGAAGTCATCGATCAACAAGTCTGGTTCCGGCAATGGTAGCAGCAGTAACAAAGAGAAACAGCGAGCAGGTTCGAAAGCTTCTTCCTCAATGATGGCTACGAATGCCGCAATGGCAGTAGCAGCCGCTCAGGCAGCGGCCAATCTGAATGTTATGAAAATGCTTGGTTTTACTTCATCAATTCCAAATATGGAAGGTTTCGTCAAAACTCtagataaaaattttcaaattccaaAACTATCTGCACGATCTAGCAGTGATTTAGACAAGCTGAAGGATTCCCGAccagcttcttcttcttctgctcCGAACACACCAATTTCCAACGTGTCCCAATCGCCCACTGGCAGTCAGGATTTTACACTTCCATTCAATAAGTTACCCGGGGACGCTTCACCTCTCCATTCGGCCATGTTACCAAACATGGTGCAGAAAATGTTATCCGCCCATGACATGTTACGGAGATCTCCGAATTTAGACCACCAAACCTCGAGCAATAGTCGTGATGGTTTTTCTTCTTTGTATGCAAAAGGATCTTCTGGAGGTAGAACGACCCCAACAATTACTATCCCTCCACCGTTTCCCTCACCAGTTGGCCTACAGGGTCATGCGATGGATTTTTCTAGCAGCAACGATTCCGTCGATGCCGCAACTAGCAACAATCTGATGCGGCCACCATCCCGTCCCAGTAGTACTATGTCCAATCATAGTTCGTCGGATAAACTAATTGATGCCACTGTAGGCAGCAATTCGATGGACGGTTTAACGACAACATCAGCAGGATCATCGTCACAAGCACAAGCTTTGGCTGCGGCTGCTGTTGCAGCTCAGCTGatcaacaagtttgacaatactCAACAACTAGTTGCtgttttaaaaaatcatcatcTAGCAGTAGCTGCGGCAGCTGCCGCTGCTTCTGGTTCCGCCGGTCCGGGACCGGTCACTTCACCGGCATCAGTTTCAGTGCATATCGTAAAATCACCTGCTCCGAGTCCTCTCCCATTACATGGTGGTATTGGTGGTGGTAGTGGTGGTACAGTAAACGACGAACTGATGGACGATACTCTGATCGGAATTGGTGGGAAATGA
- the LOC131437051 gene encoding N-acetylglucosamine-1-phosphotransferase subunits alpha/beta isoform X2, whose translation MRLCFLPRFTGTIRFRCCCLGAVLGLHSTTSQYTKCYETIDVVYTWVNGSDERFLDKIAQYSETLDKARYDDKNELKYSLRSLEKFAPWIRHVYIVTNGQVPFWLDLDNTKVHLVQHTDIVDDDTVLPTFSSSAIETLIHRIPGLSENFLYLNDDIFLGAPLFPDDLLTLSEGVKIFTAWLVPDCAPDCPWMFVGDGSCDSHCYLEECQFDGGDCDHSDYLNHDHELKEEDYPTVTDLEETFIEIPKRFPRGTKKSESIRDIHEIFMQSNLSSTKELVDKFNRDKMKSNKLGSKKNIAKNEKSEHEEKGEETMTNSQDVFAHSLIHTNKIFNKAYGFKNRKVLAHVGFLLNVKIVEAMLQRFRAEFVVTKSHRFREKDDLQYAFTYYHFLMSESRNKSVSEIFDDFDTDSSGTWSDREIRTLLAKIYNLPLDWSAVRYFEEVVTNCSLQQNNFIALKHQLDQRIVYPTLVYERYEDSTIPTVTRNLVLHCHELTDMMRANFGQVPLYRFHINQKTGIYSNFKMLTSNITQVVDALDELRKNPKKFNCINDNLTEDNLEENQLISALLEDFYLSLFPARSQFELDNNYRNRFQYYDDYRDWLDRKLLVRNIAYSICLMVFLICTKILCFRHKAKFASTLVFLGSRQDYRAI comes from the exons ATGAGACTCTGTTTTCTTCCTCGATTTACCGGCACAATTCGTTTTCGCTGCTGTTGCCTAGGAGCTGTCTTGGGATTG CACTCGACAACGAGCCAGTACACGAAATGCTACGAAACAATTGATGTGGTTTATACGTGGGTAAATGGTAGTGATGAACGATTTTTGGACAAGATTGCCCAATATTCAGAAACCCTAGATAAGGCTCGTTATGATGACAAAAATGAGTTGAAATATTCTCTcagatcacttgaaaaatttgcaCCCTGGATAAGACACGTCTATATTGTGACTAATGGCCAAGTTCCGTTCTGGCTTGACCTTGATAATACAAAAGTACACTTAGTTCAGCATACGGACATTGTTGATGATGATACAGTGCTTCCTACATTCTCCAGTTCTGCAATCGAAACGCTTATTCACCGCATTCCGGGACTTTCTGAAAACTTCCTTTACCTGAACGATGACATTTTCCTAGGTGCGCCATTGTTTCCTGATGATCTGTTAACTCTATCAGAAGGTGTAAAAATATTTACTGCTTGGTTGGTACCCGATTGTGCACCGGATTGTCCATGGATGTTTGTAGGAGATGGCTCCTGCGACAGTCACTGTTATTTGGAAGAATGTCAATTCGATGGTGGAGATTGTGATCACTCTGATTATCTGAACCATGATCACGAACTGAAAGAGGAAGATTATCCAACGGTTACAGACCTAGAGGAGACTTTTATCGAAATTCCAAAAAGGTTTCCTCGAGGAACGAAAAAATCCGAAAGCATTAGAGATATCCATGAGATTTTTATGCAATCGAATTTGTCTTCCACCAAGGAACTGGTAGATAAATTCAACAGAGATAAAATGAAAAGTAATAAGCTCGGTTCTAAAAAGAATATAGCAAAAAACGAGAAATCTGAACACGAAGAAAAAGGTGAAGAAACAATGACTAACTCACAGGATGTTTTTGCACATTCCCTAATACATACGAATAAGATTTTTAATAAAGCTTACGGATTTAAGAATCGGAAAGTACTAGCTCATGTTGGGTTTTTGCTAAATGTGAAAATTGTGGAAGCTATGCTACAGCGATTCAGAGCAGAATTCGTTGTTACGAAAAGTCACCGTTttagagaaaaagacgatcttCAATACGCCTTCACGTACTATCACTTCTTAATGAGTGAGAGCAGAAACAAAAGTGTTTCTGAGATATTCGACGATTTTGACACCGACTCCTCAGG AACTTGGTCTGACCGTGAAATTCGAACATTGTTGgcaaaaatttacaatttaccACTAGATTGGTCTGCAGTAAGATATTTCGAGGAAGTAGTCACCAACTGCTCTCTACAGCAGAACAATTTCATTGCTCTGAAACACCAACTGGATCAGAGAATTGTCTATCCCACATTAGTTTATGAACGCTACGAGGATTCCACAATT CCTACTGTCACCAGGAACCTAGTTCTTCATTGCCATGAACTAACGGATATGATGCGAGCCAATTTTGGTCAGGTACCTCTGTATAGGTTTCACATAAACCAAAAGACGGGAATCTACAGTAATTTTAAAATGCTAACGTCTAACATCACTCAGGTTGTTGATGCACTTGATGAACTACGCAAGAACCCGAAGAAATTCAACTGCATTAACGATAACCTAACCGAGGACAATCTGGAAGAAAATCAACTGATATCAGCcctactagaagatttctatcTTTCACTATTTCCTGCCCGAAGTCAGTTCGAACTGGATAATAACTATCGTAACAGATTTCAGTACTACGATGATTATCGGGACTGGTTGGATCGCAAGCTGCTGGTTCGTAATATCGCTTACAGCATTTGCCTGATGGTCTTTCTTATTTGCACAAAGATACTCTGCTTTCGGCACAAAGCCAAATTTGCTAGCACACTCGTGTTTCTTGGCAGTCGTCAAGATTATAGGGCGATTTGA
- the LOC131437051 gene encoding N-acetylglucosamine-1-phosphotransferase subunits alpha/beta isoform X1 gives MRLCFLPRFTGTIRFRCCCLGAVLGLVILFYLLITMLITHSTTSQYTKCYETIDVVYTWVNGSDERFLDKIAQYSETLDKARYDDKNELKYSLRSLEKFAPWIRHVYIVTNGQVPFWLDLDNTKVHLVQHTDIVDDDTVLPTFSSSAIETLIHRIPGLSENFLYLNDDIFLGAPLFPDDLLTLSEGVKIFTAWLVPDCAPDCPWMFVGDGSCDSHCYLEECQFDGGDCDHSDYLNHDHELKEEDYPTVTDLEETFIEIPKRFPRGTKKSESIRDIHEIFMQSNLSSTKELVDKFNRDKMKSNKLGSKKNIAKNEKSEHEEKGEETMTNSQDVFAHSLIHTNKIFNKAYGFKNRKVLAHVGFLLNVKIVEAMLQRFRAEFVVTKSHRFREKDDLQYAFTYYHFLMSESRNKSVSEIFDDFDTDSSGTWSDREIRTLLAKIYNLPLDWSAVRYFEEVVTNCSLQQNNFIALKHQLDQRIVYPTLVYERYEDSTIPTVTRNLVLHCHELTDMMRANFGQVPLYRFHINQKTGIYSNFKMLTSNITQVVDALDELRKNPKKFNCINDNLTEDNLEENQLISALLEDFYLSLFPARSQFELDNNYRNRFQYYDDYRDWLDRKLLVRNIAYSICLMVFLICTKILCFRHKAKFASTLVFLGSRQDYRAI, from the exons ATGAGACTCTGTTTTCTTCCTCGATTTACCGGCACAATTCGTTTTCGCTGCTGTTGCCTAGGAGCTGTCTTGGGATTGGTAATTCTTTTCTATTTGCTAATAACCATGCTTATTACG CACTCGACAACGAGCCAGTACACGAAATGCTACGAAACAATTGATGTGGTTTATACGTGGGTAAATGGTAGTGATGAACGATTTTTGGACAAGATTGCCCAATATTCAGAAACCCTAGATAAGGCTCGTTATGATGACAAAAATGAGTTGAAATATTCTCTcagatcacttgaaaaatttgcaCCCTGGATAAGACACGTCTATATTGTGACTAATGGCCAAGTTCCGTTCTGGCTTGACCTTGATAATACAAAAGTACACTTAGTTCAGCATACGGACATTGTTGATGATGATACAGTGCTTCCTACATTCTCCAGTTCTGCAATCGAAACGCTTATTCACCGCATTCCGGGACTTTCTGAAAACTTCCTTTACCTGAACGATGACATTTTCCTAGGTGCGCCATTGTTTCCTGATGATCTGTTAACTCTATCAGAAGGTGTAAAAATATTTACTGCTTGGTTGGTACCCGATTGTGCACCGGATTGTCCATGGATGTTTGTAGGAGATGGCTCCTGCGACAGTCACTGTTATTTGGAAGAATGTCAATTCGATGGTGGAGATTGTGATCACTCTGATTATCTGAACCATGATCACGAACTGAAAGAGGAAGATTATCCAACGGTTACAGACCTAGAGGAGACTTTTATCGAAATTCCAAAAAGGTTTCCTCGAGGAACGAAAAAATCCGAAAGCATTAGAGATATCCATGAGATTTTTATGCAATCGAATTTGTCTTCCACCAAGGAACTGGTAGATAAATTCAACAGAGATAAAATGAAAAGTAATAAGCTCGGTTCTAAAAAGAATATAGCAAAAAACGAGAAATCTGAACACGAAGAAAAAGGTGAAGAAACAATGACTAACTCACAGGATGTTTTTGCACATTCCCTAATACATACGAATAAGATTTTTAATAAAGCTTACGGATTTAAGAATCGGAAAGTACTAGCTCATGTTGGGTTTTTGCTAAATGTGAAAATTGTGGAAGCTATGCTACAGCGATTCAGAGCAGAATTCGTTGTTACGAAAAGTCACCGTTttagagaaaaagacgatcttCAATACGCCTTCACGTACTATCACTTCTTAATGAGTGAGAGCAGAAACAAAAGTGTTTCTGAGATATTCGACGATTTTGACACCGACTCCTCAGG AACTTGGTCTGACCGTGAAATTCGAACATTGTTGgcaaaaatttacaatttaccACTAGATTGGTCTGCAGTAAGATATTTCGAGGAAGTAGTCACCAACTGCTCTCTACAGCAGAACAATTTCATTGCTCTGAAACACCAACTGGATCAGAGAATTGTCTATCCCACATTAGTTTATGAACGCTACGAGGATTCCACAATT CCTACTGTCACCAGGAACCTAGTTCTTCATTGCCATGAACTAACGGATATGATGCGAGCCAATTTTGGTCAGGTACCTCTGTATAGGTTTCACATAAACCAAAAGACGGGAATCTACAGTAATTTTAAAATGCTAACGTCTAACATCACTCAGGTTGTTGATGCACTTGATGAACTACGCAAGAACCCGAAGAAATTCAACTGCATTAACGATAACCTAACCGAGGACAATCTGGAAGAAAATCAACTGATATCAGCcctactagaagatttctatcTTTCACTATTTCCTGCCCGAAGTCAGTTCGAACTGGATAATAACTATCGTAACAGATTTCAGTACTACGATGATTATCGGGACTGGTTGGATCGCAAGCTGCTGGTTCGTAATATCGCTTACAGCATTTGCCTGATGGTCTTTCTTATTTGCACAAAGATACTCTGCTTTCGGCACAAAGCCAAATTTGCTAGCACACTCGTGTTTCTTGGCAGTCGTCAAGATTATAGGGCGATTTGA
- the LOC131437073 gene encoding haloacid dehalogenase-like hydrolase domain-containing protein 2 translates to MAPVKAVLIDLSGTLHIDDQPTEGSVDALKRLRQLDITVKFVTNTTKESVSSLYARLIKIGFELEFNEICSSLTAASNYVQINGLNPYYIVTDDARKDFPENDPSLKYDAVVIGLAPDNFTYKNIDEAFRILHQSNGTARLVAIHEGKYYKTDQKISVGPGCFVKGLEYSSGIKSVCVGKPNEYFFRSALPEGVTPAECIMIGDDPNDDCLGAMSIGMKGYLVETGKYQPELVQDNARPRVDGIFKNFSSVVDYIEENLIS, encoded by the exons ATGGCTCCGGTCAAAGCAGTGTTGATAGACCTGAGTGGAACTTTACATATTGATGACCAACCAACCGAAGGATCAGTAGATGCACTTAAAAG ATTACGGCAGTTAGATATTACAGTAAAATTCGTAACAAACACGACCAAAGAAAGTGTTTCATCCCTCTACGCCCGGTTAATAAAAATAGGATTCGAAttagaattcaatgaaatatgcagttCCCTTACGGCTGCTTCCAACTATGTCCAAATCAACGGATTAAATCCGTACTATATTGTAACCGATGATGCACGAAAGGATTTTCCTGAGAATGATCCTTCCCTGAAGTATGATGCAGTCGTTATTGGACTAGCACCGGATAATTTTACTTATAAAAACATCGATGAAGCTTTCCGAATCTTACACCAGAGTAATGGTACAGCTCGCTTAGTTGCAATACACGAGGGAAAATATTACAAAACGGATCAGAAGATTTCCGTTGGACCGGGGTGTTTTGTCAAGGGTTTAGAGTACAGTAGCGGAATTAAAAGCGTTTGTGTTGGAAAACCTAATGAATACTTCTTTCGTTCTGCTTTACCGGAAGGAGTGACACCAGCAGAATGCATCATGATTGGGGAT GACCCGAATGACGACTGTTTAGGTGCTATGTCAATCGGAATGAAGGGATATCTGGTTGAAACAGGTAAATATCAACCAGAACTTGTGCAAGACAATGCTCGTCCAAGAGTTGAcggaattttcaaaaacttcagTTCGGTAGTTGATTATATCGAGGAAAACCTCATTTCCTGA